The Anaerolineae bacterium genomic interval TCCACGAACCACCCTATATAATGGAGGGAAATCAGACACCTTTGCAAGCCGGGATGACATTTAGCATCGAGCCCGGAGTTTATCTGGTGGGCAAATACGGCATCCGCATTGAAGATATTGTGGCTGTAACAGACCAGGGTGCGCGAGTCCTTTCTCAAACCTCTCACGACCTGGTTGTTAAATCATCCTGATGGGAAGGGAAAAATGATCAAGCTAACAGTGCTCTACAACCTACCTCCAGATGCCGATCACGAAGCATTTCTGAAGTGGAGAACCACTGAGCATCAAAAAGAAAATATGGAGATGCCAGGTCTCGTCAAGAGCGATTTCTACATCGTCACGGATGCGTGGAATATGGACAAAGCTCCATACCGCTATATGACCGAAGCCTATTTTGTGGATCGAGAAAGTTTCGAGAAATCTTTCTACGACCCGGCTTATCAAGAAAAACTGAAGGGCTGGCTGAAGAATATTGCCGAGCCAATGTTCCTGATCTCCGAGGAAGTCCTGACGGAAGTAAAGCAAAGTTAGCCAGACCATCCGCCAGGGATTGTGTTCTTTTGCGCTGGGGATGGGTTGATCATTGCAGGGGCTGAAAGATGCTGCTGAAGTATCGGTTCCCTGTTTCTGGTGCAGAACATCCCGCAGTCTCTCAACTGCGGGATGTTCTTATCCCTACTCTTCCAGCGTTGTTACATCCCCTTCGGGTAAACCGAGGGCGCGCGCTTTCAGAACGCGGCGCATAATCTTGCCACTGCGCGTCTTGGGTAAACTGTCCACAAAGGTCACCTGTTCGGGTCGGGCGATGGGACCAATCTCATGGGCAACATGGTTGCGCAATTCTTCTGCCAGCTTTTCGCTTTTTTCCACTCCGGCTTTCAAGATGACATAGGTATAAATAGCATTTCCTTTGACATCATGGGGCAAACCGATTGCGGCGGCTTCGGCTACAGCCGGATGCGCTACCAGGGCGCTTTCGACCTCGGCCGTGCCTAAGCGATAGCCGCTAACTTTGATGACATCATCCATGCGCCCGATAATCCAGAAGTAGCCGTCTTTATCCTTGCGGGCTGAGTCACCTGTTTGGTACATCGTGCCAAATTTGCTCCAGTATTGCTCTTTGTAGCGCTCGGGGTCTTTCAGGATGGTGCGCAACATGCCCGGCCAGGGTTTTTTAATCACCAGATATCCCTCTTCTCCCGGTGCTACGGGCTTGCCCTGTTCATTGACCACTTCCGCTTCAATGCCGAAAAATGGTCGGGTCGCCGAGCCAGGTTTTAATGGGGTGATAGGCAAGGGTGTGATCATAAATCCACCCGTCTCGGTTTGCCACCAGGTATCCATAATCGGGCAGCGTTCTTTGCCAATTACCGTGTAATACCAGCGCCAGGCTTCGGGATTAATAGGTTCACCCACACTGCCCAGCAAACGCAGGCTGCTCAAATCATGACGATTTGGCCAGGCATCACCGTAACGCATCAAGCCGCGAATAGCTGTCGGAGCGGTGTATAAGACGGTAATGCCGTAATTCTCGATCATCCGCCACCAGCGGTTGGGATAAGGGTAATTTGGTGCGCCTTCATACATGAAAGATGTGGCGCCTAGCAGCAGAGGGCCGTACACAATATAAGAGTGCCCGGTGATCCAGCCCGGATCGGCCGCGCACCACCACCGATCCTCATCTCGCAGGTCAAAGACATACTTGAGGGTTGTGTAAACATGGACCATATATCCCCCATGGGTGTGAACCACCCCTTTGGGGCGGCCGGTCGTTCCAGAGGTGTAGAGAATGAAGAGCGGATCTTCAGCATCCACAGGGTCGGTGCAACAGTTTTGATTCGCAATCGGTAAAGCCATCAGGTCGTGAAACCAGTAATCCCGCCCGGCTTCCATGTATATCTCCTGACCGGTGCGTTTGACGACAATGCAAGTCTCAATCGTCGGCTGGCGCGCCATGGCTTCGTCAGCCGTATCTTTAAGCGGCACGATCTTGCCTCGCAACCACCCGCCATCGGCGGTAATCAGAACACGACTCTGGGCATCTTCGATACGTTCTGCCAGTGCTTCGACGCTGAAGCCTCCATAGACCACACTGTGAGCAGCACCAATCTTGGCGCATGCCAGCATGGCGATCACCTGTTCAGGAATGCGAGGTAAGTAAATCGTGACCACATCTCCCTTCCTGACACCCATGCTGCGTAATACGTTGGCAAACTTGCATACCTCCCGGTGGAGAGCGTGATACGAAAAAGTCCGCATGTCTCCCGGTTCGCCTTCCCAAATCAGGGCTAACTTGTTCTTGCGCCAGGTTTTCACGTGCCGATCAAGGGCGTTGTGGATGATGTTGACTTTGCCGCCCACAAACCACTTGTAAAAAGGGGGATTGCTGTCATCGAGCACCTTATCCCATTTCTCGAACCATTCCAACTCTTCGGCGCGTTCTGCCCAAAAGCCTTGTGGGTCTGCAATGGAGCGTTGATATAATGTCTCGTATTCCTGGATGGTTGCCTGCTCTCTGACTTCTGCAGAAGGATAGTAAACTTCCCCCTCCAATTGTCGAACCTCACTTGCTGCCATCACTGCTTCCTCCTTAAATGAAATATACATTATTGGATGATAATTGGAATAATTAGATTTTATAATCTAACCAGGAGAATGTCAACGAATGCAGGCGATTCGAATTGATCCTGATGGATGGAGAGGTGCACAGCAGGCTAAACCTGGCGGCACGAGAATATTTTTTAAGGTAAACGGATATTCAGATAGGTAACTTTTCCCGCCTCAATCTCGAGTTCGAGGGTTTCCGGTTTCGAATAGATAAAACTCAAGCGATACCTGCCGGCTGTTAAATCATTGATACCGAAACTTTCCTGCCACGGTTGCAGACAACGCATGGCTGGGTCTTCATAAGTGGAAAGATAGAGCCTTTTCAGAATAGAATCCTCTGCTCCCAAAGGTTCAAGGACGATATTTTCCATATTCAGGCACTCGCCTTGTGAGTTAAGAAAGCGCCCCAGGAGAACACCGCTATCTGGCAGGGCGGGCGGCAGCCAGAGTTCAGGATTGCGCGTTGCCTGATATTCGTTCTTTCCATAGCGAACTTCAAAATGCAAATGCGTACCGGCGGCTACACCTCCCAAACCAACTTCGCCAATCTGATCTCCCTGGCGCACTTTCTGGCGTGGCTCGACCAGAAGGTTCAGAAGGTGTCCATAAACCGTATAGATGGGAATCGAAAAGCCTGCTACCTGATGCTTTAAGATGATCACCTTGCCATAAAAGCCTCTTTTCGTCGCCAGGGATATTTCCTGATCCTCCCCCGCAAACACCACTTCACCATCCGCCACTGCGTAAACCGGCACGCCAGCCTTGTTGATAAATTCCACCCCGTGATGCACCTCGCGCTGTCCGTTCTGGGTACTGCCATAGCGATAGGTCGGATCAACCGTGTTTGTCCCCGGCGGCTGAATCGGGCGTTGAAAGGCAAATTCCAGATCGAAAACGCAAATCAACTGTTCACACACCTGCAGCGTCTCCCCTCGCCCTTTAGGAGAGGGGTCGGGGGTGAGGGCTTCCCCTCGCCCTGTGGGAGAGGGGTCGGGGGTGAGGGCTTCCCCTCGCCCTGTGGGAGAGGGGTAAGGGGTGAGGGTTTCCCTTCGCCCCAAGGGAGAGGGGTAAGGGGTGAGGGTTTCCCTTCGCCCCAAGGGAGAGGGGCTGGAGGTAAGGGCACTCCCCTCTCCCCCAAGGGGGAGAGGGGCCGGGGGTGAGGGTCTCTCCCCTCGCCCCATGGGAGAGGGGCTGGGGGTGAGGGTACACCCTACCCACAACCCTACCACCCAAATCAACCTCATCCAACGGCTAAATTGGCGCGTGCCTGTAAGCTTTCCTGAACCTGCTGCCATAAGAGATTTGCCTGTGCTTCCAGGGCCTCTAATTCACCCAACATCTTCTCGACCATGGCGGAATCTTCCAAACCTTGCAGGTTTATGCGCACATTCAAAGCTGCGCCACGCAAGGCAGCCTGCGCCTGGGCAGCCGCCGAACCTCCGTCGCTGATTGCATTTAAGTTTCCTTTTGCAATCACTTCCTGCGCTAATTGCAATGCCTCAACTGCCCCTCGGGCTACTTCCAAAGGCACAGAGGCAGCCCGCAGCGTCGCGGCTTGCAACGCCTCCTGGCGCGCCTGTTGTTCTGCGGGGGTGTCTTTTGGCATGCGCAAAGCGCTCATCACAGCTTCAAACGCCTGGGCATCCCGCACGACGGCGGTTTTCATCTTTTGACATAAACTATCTGCCTGTTGGGCGATCGCTTGCATCCGCTCTTCAACCTCGGCGTATTTCTTTTTGCCCAGTGTCAAACGCGCCACCATTCCAACCAGGGCGGCTGCTGCGGCAGCGCTATAGGCGGAAGCCGATCCACCGCCTGGTGTTGGCGTGGCGGCTGCCAGCTCATCTAAAAAGGCATAACCACCTTCTAAAGATTTTTGTTCGCTTAGAGCTGCTTCTAAACGTCGTTCCAGGATTTGTTCTGGTTCAAATTGATCCAGTTGCAAATACCAGACGGCGCTATCAACCAGAGCATCCTGCGGAATCAGGCCGACCAACTCGCTGTGATGGATGGCAACCCCATAGCGGGCGGCTTCGCGGCGCACCAGTTCCTGCACGGTATGGATGGCTGTCTGACGAAAATCGGTCAAATTCATCGAGACCTGGGCGCGTCCTTCGACCAGCAAGCCCAGCGCCTTGACAAAGCGCAAGCCGCCCGAAGAGTGGCGGATTACCTTGGCGATCTTTTTGGCGATAGCTACATCATTTGTGGTCAGGTAAATGTTATAGGCGATAAGAAACGGACGGGCGCCAATCACGGTTGCTCCGGCTGGACCAAGCTTCGCCGGACCAAAATCGGGTTGGCGGTCTGGATTGGTCTCAATTTCTACTTTGAGCCCTTCGTACTCCCCGCGCCGCAAATTTTCCAGGTTTTTGCGCTCCGGACGGGTAGCCGCTTCTTCATAGAGATAAACCGGGATGCCCAGTTCCTCCCCAACCCGTTTGCCAAGCTGACGGGCAAGTTCAACGCACTCTTGCATGGTCACACCCCGGATCGGCACAAAAGGCACGACATCGGTTGCACCGATGCGGGGATGCTCACCGCGATGTTGGTTGAGATCGATCAACTCTGCGGCTTTGGCGATCGCCCGAAAGGCGGCTTCAGCAACCGCCTGCGGTTCGCCGATAAAAGTCAACACCGTGCGGTTATGGTCCAAATCCGAATGGCGGTCGAGCAAAATCACCCCTGGCACGCTTTGCACCGCCTCCATGATCGCCTCGACCACGCGCGGCCGACGGGCTTCGGAAAAATTGGGAACACATTCCACCAGAGCTTTGGGCATAGACAAATCCTTTCTTATGAGAATTGCAAGACGAAAACCAGCCGAATTATACTCGCTGAGAGAGGTCTTTCACAAAGCTGCCCGAAAAGCCGATTTTCGGGTATACTGGAATCAGTCCTTAAAGGTCTCTCCCACCCTGCTCGATCCTCTGCCATTCGTCTCTTCTGCCCCATTCAACCGGTTCATTGCATTGGACCGCAGCGAAGACAAACGGAATGCGCTAAAGTTTAATGGGAAGTGGAATGACCCAAGAGACATCTGCTCTCCCTCTTCTCAAGTTTTATTTGTTTGGCCGACCAGAGGTCTGGCGCGGTTCAGAACGGCTTGCCCCCCTCGCTACCCAAAAGACCCAATCTTTACTGGCGTATTTACTGATCTATCGCCATCAAGGTCACCCTCGTCAAAAACTGGCGGCTCTCTTTTGGGGCGATTGGAATGAGGTCCGCGCCCATCATTCATTATCGACCGCTTTGTGGCGCATCCGCAAACAATTTGGGGAGGCGTTCCTTCTATCCGATGTTGAGACAGTGCAAATCAACCGCCTCGCTCCTTTCTGGCTGGACGTGGCGGAGTTTGAACAGTTGCTGGGTCAAGCTAGGGGCGAACAGGTGGATTTGGACTTTCCTACCGTTGCTCGTATGGAAAGAGCCGTCGAGTTGTATCGCGGCGATTTCTTAGAAGGCTTTTACGATGATTGGTGCCTTGATGAACGCTATCGCCTGGAGGCGCACTATCTCAACGCATTGCGACAACTGGTCGACTGGTATAAGCGCCAGGGAAATGCCGGGGCTGTTTTGAAATACGCCCAGTTCTATTTAGGGCGCGATCCGCTTACAGAGGAAGTGCATCTTGCAGCCATGCGGGCTTATATGCAACAGGGAGATGCGTATGGTGCGCGTCGCCAGTGGCAACGTTGCTGTGAAGCTCGTCAGCATGAGCTTCAACTGCCTCCTTCCGCTGAAATGAGTGAGCAGGCAAAAGAGATCCTTGGAGTGCTCTATCAACCTCCTCAGGAGACTGAACCGCTCCAATTGAAAGTTTCTCTTCGTCCAGGAAATCTGGAACGCTCGCCTTTTGTGGGGCGGGCAGCCGAGATGGATTTGTTGGTAGACCTGTGGAGGCGGGCATACCAGGGTCATGGCAGGATCGTCTTTCTCAGCGGAGAAGCAGGCATTGGAAAAACTCGCCTGGTAGAAGAGTTTGCTTCTTTTATTCGCTGGAATGGTGGCTTTCCAACAATCGGCAATTGTTACGAACCAGAGCGTGATTTGCCGCTTCAACCCATTCGCGAGATCGTTCAAACCCTCGCCGCCGAAGACCTGGCTGCTTATCAAGCTATTCCTGAATGGGAACGGAAAGAACTCACGCGCCTGTTGCCGGAACTTGAACCTGACCTGACCAAAAGCGAGCTTTCATCGAGCTACCTGCAACCGGAACAACAGTCTATCCTTTTCCAATCCATCGTGGCTTTTCTGCGTCATTTTGTCAAACGCCAGCCACTGCTGATGGTGATTGAAGATTTACATTGGGCAGCCGATACGACTCTGGCTGCATTCCACTTTATCGCCCGTCAAGTTAACTCTTTGCCCGTTTTGGTGATCGGTACCTTCCGAGCCGAAGAACTCGAACAGGCAGGCAAACTGGAAGAGATGATTGCCGCGCTCGTCCGCAATGAGAATGCCCGGCTCATTCAGTTAGGACGATTGTCCAGAGAGGCGATTGAGGAAATGATCCAACGGATGAGATTGACTGAGGCTAATCCCGACTGGATCGAACAGTTCTATGCTTACACGGCGGGCAATGCCTTTTATACCCTGGAGACCTTACGCGCCTGTGCCGAGACAGAACAACGCCAGGATGTGTTTCCCATTGCGCCGAATGTCCAATCTCTGATAAAGTCGCGCCTGCGACACCTCTCGCCTCTGGCAGGTAGCTTGCTGAATTGCGCAGCCGTGGCAGGGCAGAGTTTTGACTTCGAGCTTGTCCGAATTGCCGGTAAGTTGAGTGAGGTACAGGCTTTGGAAGGTTTTGATGAATTACTGCGCAAGGGTTTCCTGCGCGAGGGCAGTAGCACAGTTGCGGCGGATTATGAATTCGTGCACCAGATTGTCCAGGCAGTGGTTTACCATGAGATTCACCATCGTCGCCGGCGCCATTTGCATTGTCAGGTCGGCGAAGCGCTGGAGAATGTTGGCGGCGATCTGTCCTTGCAGGCAGCATCCCTGGCGTTTCACTTCGACCGCGGCGGTAATCCGCAGAAGGCACTTGGTTACCACCACTTGGCTGCCCGGCGCGCTTCTGCGGTGTTTGCCTGGCAGGAAGCGGAGATGCACCTGAACCGCGCCTTGGAACTTCTTGCCAGTCTTGATCCCGATATCTCTCGGCAGGAGACTGCTGATTGCTATGGAAAGGTGCTTGCCGAACGCGCCGAAATCCATTATCTCCAGGGCGATCTGTACAAGCGCGATCAAGACCTGAACAGGCTGAGCGAACTGGCAACCCGAACGCGAAATCAGCACTTATCCCTCCAGACTCTGATGCGTCAGACTTGTTATCTCAATTTAGATGCCTGCTACGAACAGGCTGTTGCGTTTGCCCAGGAGGGGATTTCCCTGGCGAAAAACTTGATCGATCCTGAGGCGCAGGGCTATTTACTCTCTCAGCTTGGCTTTGCCCATTATTTTTTAGGGAAACCGCGCTTTGCCCTGCAGGCGCTTGAACAGGCACTGAGCTTGCTGCCGGAGGACGATTGCGAAACCCGCCGTCATATCACCCATATTTTGGGCTATGTTCATTTTCATCTTGGGAATTATCTGCTTGCCCTGGCTGATCAGCAGCAGGCTTATCGGGATCATCAGGCGTTAGGCGATTTTAATGGGATGGTTTGGGCAGGATTGGATATGGGGGCAATCTACCTGCAATTAGGGAGGCTGAGAGAGGCAGAGCAGATGATCAAGGATCATTTGCAGATTGCCCAAAGGATGGGCGCCCTTTCGGTAGAAGCCTATGGCTTGAATCAAGTCGGAGGGCTGGAATTGAAACTTGGCAATTATCAGGCTGCCATCGCTGCCTTTCAGCGCTCTTTATCTCTTCAGGAGAGTCTGCGCACCGAGCATGGGCGCATTGCTGCTCAATTAGGGATCGGGTTTGCTTATTCCCATCTTGGAGCATGCGCCGCAGCCAGGCAATGGTTAGAGCAGGCAATTGCAACGGCGCGCCAGGTGGGTCACCAACGCCGCCTGGCTGAAGCTCTGATTGGTTTGGGCATAACCGAGACAATCAAGGGTCAGTTTGAGAAAGCTGAGCTTTGTCTTTGCGAAGCGGTGCAGATCGCTCGCCGTAGCCAATCTCTTGGCAACCTTGCCGCAGGCTTGGCCGCCCTTGGGCGACTTGAGCGCAAGAAGGGGGACTGGAAGACGGCTTTATGGTATGCCCTGGAAGCAGTTCAAATCTCGCACCAATTGCAGTTCGTCGCCGTAGAGATGTGGGGAGAGTTGGAACTTGGGTTGCTTTATCTTGCCCAGGGAAAGGCGAAGAAGGCTCTCGATCACACGCAACGGGCATCCGAGTTGGCTGCCTGTG includes:
- a CDS encoding peptidoglycan lytic protein P45; the encoded protein is MGRRETLTPYPSPLGRRETLTPYPSPTGRGEALTPDPSPTGRGEALTPDPSPKGRGETLQVCEQLICVFDLEFAFQRPIQPPGTNTVDPTYRYGSTQNGQREVHHGVEFINKAGVPVYAVADGEVVFAGEDQEISLATKRGFYGKVIILKHQVAGFSIPIYTVYGHLLNLLVEPRQKVRQGDQIGEVGLGGVAAGTHLHFEVRYGKNEYQATRNPELWLPPALPDSGVLLGRFLNSQGECLNMENIVLEPLGAEDSILKRLYLSTYEDPAMRCLQPWQESFGINDLTAGRYRLSFIYSKPETLELEIEAGKVTYLNIRLP
- a CDS encoding Glutamate formiminotransferase; its protein translation is MPKALVECVPNFSEARRPRVVEAIMEAVQSVPGVILLDRHSDLDHNRTVLTFIGEPQAVAEAAFRAIAKAAELIDLNQHRGEHPRIGATDVVPFVPIRGVTMQECVELARQLGKRVGEELGIPVYLYEEAATRPERKNLENLRRGEYEGLKVEIETNPDRQPDFGPAKLGPAGATVIGARPFLIAYNIYLTTNDVAIAKKIAKVIRHSSGGLRFVKALGLLVEGRAQVSMNLTDFRQTAIHTVQELVRREAARYGVAIHHSELVGLIPQDALVDSAVWYLQLDQFEPEQILERRLEAALSEQKSLEGGYAFLDELAAATPTPGGGSASAYSAAAAAALVGMVARLTLGKKKYAEVEERMQAIAQQADSLCQKMKTAVVRDAQAFEAVMSALRMPKDTPAEQQARQEALQAATLRAASVPLEVARGAVEALQLAQEVIAKGNLNAISDGGSAAAQAQAALRGAALNVRINLQGLEDSAMVEKMLGELEALEAQANLLWQQVQESLQARANLAVG
- a CDS encoding Acetyl-coenzyme A synthetase — encoded protein: MAASEVRQLEGEVYYPSAEVREQATIQEYETLYQRSIADPQGFWAERAEELEWFEKWDKVLDDSNPPFYKWFVGGKVNIIHNALDRHVKTWRKNKLALIWEGEPGDMRTFSYHALHREVCKFANVLRSMGVRKGDVVTIYLPRIPEQVIAMLACAKIGAAHSVVYGGFSVEALAERIEDAQSRVLITADGGWLRGKIVPLKDTADEAMARQPTIETCIVVKRTGQEIYMEAGRDYWFHDLMALPIANQNCCTDPVDAEDPLFILYTSGTTGRPKGVVHTHGGYMVHVYTTLKYVFDLRDEDRWWCAADPGWITGHSYIVYGPLLLGATSFMYEGAPNYPYPNRWWRMIENYGITVLYTAPTAIRGLMRYGDAWPNRHDLSSLRLLGSVGEPINPEAWRWYYTVIGKERCPIMDTWWQTETGGFMITPLPITPLKPGSATRPFFGIEAEVVNEQGKPVAPGEEGYLVIKKPWPGMLRTILKDPERYKEQYWSKFGTMYQTGDSARKDKDGYFWIIGRMDDVIKVSGYRLGTAEVESALVAHPAVAEAAAIGLPHDVKGNAIYTYVILKAGVEKSEKLAEELRNHVAHEIGPIARPEQVTFVDSLPKTRSGKIMRRVLKARALGLPEGDVTTLEE
- a CDS encoding Adenylate cyclase; amino-acid sequence: MTQETSALPLLKFYLFGRPEVWRGSERLAPLATQKTQSLLAYLLIYRHQGHPRQKLAALFWGDWNEVRAHHSLSTALWRIRKQFGEAFLLSDVETVQINRLAPFWLDVAEFEQLLGQARGEQVDLDFPTVARMERAVELYRGDFLEGFYDDWCLDERYRLEAHYLNALRQLVDWYKRQGNAGAVLKYAQFYLGRDPLTEEVHLAAMRAYMQQGDAYGARRQWQRCCEARQHELQLPPSAEMSEQAKEILGVLYQPPQETEPLQLKVSLRPGNLERSPFVGRAAEMDLLVDLWRRAYQGHGRIVFLSGEAGIGKTRLVEEFASFIRWNGGFPTIGNCYEPERDLPLQPIREIVQTLAAEDLAAYQAIPEWERKELTRLLPELEPDLTKSELSSSYLQPEQQSILFQSIVAFLRHFVKRQPLLMVIEDLHWAADTTLAAFHFIARQVNSLPVLVIGTFRAEELEQAGKLEEMIAALVRNENARLIQLGRLSREAIEEMIQRMRLTEANPDWIEQFYAYTAGNAFYTLETLRACAETEQRQDVFPIAPNVQSLIKSRLRHLSPLAGSLLNCAAVAGQSFDFELVRIAGKLSEVQALEGFDELLRKGFLREGSSTVAADYEFVHQIVQAVVYHEIHHRRRRHLHCQVGEALENVGGDLSLQAASLAFHFDRGGNPQKALGYHHLAARRASAVFAWQEAEMHLNRALELLASLDPDISRQETADCYGKVLAERAEIHYLQGDLYKRDQDLNRLSELATRTRNQHLSLQTLMRQTCYLNLDACYEQAVAFAQEGISLAKNLIDPEAQGYLLSQLGFAHYFLGKPRFALQALEQALSLLPEDDCETRRHITHILGYVHFHLGNYLLALADQQQAYRDHQALGDFNGMVWAGLDMGAIYLQLGRLREAEQMIKDHLQIAQRMGALSVEAYGLNQVGGLELKLGNYQAAIAAFQRSLSLQESLRTEHGRIAAQLGIGFAYSHLGACAAARQWLEQAIATARQVGHQRRLAEALIGLGITETIKGQFEKAELCLCEAVQIARRSQSLGNLAAGLAALGRLERKKGDWKTALWYALEAVQISHQLQFVAVEMWGELELGLLYLAQGKAKKALDHTQRASELAACEDEGWIGREQVYQAQAMVLRALGREAEAREQICLAQEIIASKAALIADPDLRSSFLKKVKRRL